One Littorina saxatilis isolate snail1 linkage group LG12, US_GU_Lsax_2.0, whole genome shotgun sequence genomic region harbors:
- the LOC138981286 gene encoding sodium-dependent glucose transporter 1B-like: MGDGERSDGVGNRSEAVEHCKEDGGGDVDPPDPKASIKEKLKQPDYRSKVWRTVWLGAAFWALGFAIGQRGPAFLDIQIITQTDVEAASFFFTSSSVGYLVGSLVAGVVYDKLNKSLLLLVCVLGMGVTTVALPWCAIYAMMIFIQFMVSLFGGGLDTVGNAELVRIWGKEGETAMQTIHFAFAFGGIIGPLATEPFLTPTPEGSLDLTSTAAPSLYNSTLSMLNSTVTAESSNVTTNSTVPAAPVTTIVHYAYLISGSIILLIVLPFVVQLCTDRSEKRRQDHTDEKKSVTKQPLPTGVFIFVLFTFCCFYFLYCSVEDTFAAYLSTFVVKHLHWSKTEAAQLTSAFWASFAIGRFFGIFVVQVLSSVKLLFLLGLSLAVSLFSFLWFSQEGVGLGVWICTVVVGASMSAIFPTGFSWMEEKFLRVTGRVASSILIASSSGTMANPIVLGYLMQELTPMWFSYLLFGEAVLCFCIFLFLLVLSRFYIQKHYSVNRESKSLEIAIPTLNNEENI; this comes from the exons ATGGGCGACGGGGAGAGAAGCGACGGTGTAGGAAACAGATCTGAAGCAGTCGAACATTGCAAAGAGGATGGTGGGGGGGATGTCGATCCTCCGGATCCCAAAGCTAGCATCAAGGAAAAGCTGAAGCAGCCTGACTACAGGAGTAAAGTCTGGCGAACAGTTTGGCTGGGTGCTGCTTTCTGGGCACTT ggTTTTGCCATCGGTCAGCGAGGCCCGGCTTTCCTGGACATTCAGATCATCACCCAGACGGACGTGGAGGCCGCCTCGTTCTTCTTCACCTCTAGCTCTGTGGGCTACCTGGTGGGCTCGCTGGTGGCAGGGGTGGTGTACGACAAGCTGAACAAGTCGCTGCTCTTGCTGGTGTGTGTGCTGGGCATGGGGGTGACCACTGTGGCCTTGCCCTGGTGCGCCATCTACGCCATGATGATCTTCATCCAATTCATGGTGTCTCTCTTCGGTGGAGGCTTGGACACAg TTGGCAATGCAGAATTGGTGCGCATCTGGGGAAAGGAAGGAGAGACTGCGATGCAAACCATACACTTTGCCTTTGCCTTTGGCGGTATCATTGGTCCTTTAGCTACAGAGCCTTTCCTCACACCAACTCCTGAGGGCAGTCTTGATCTTACCAGTACTGCGGCTCCCTCCCTCTACAACTCAACTCTCAGCATGCTAAATTCAACAGTGACTGCAGAAAGCTCTAACGTCACAACCAACTCCACTGTCCCTGCTGCACCTGTCACCACGATCGTTCACTACGCGTATCTCATCTCCGGAAGCATTATCCTGCTGATTGTGCTACCGTTCGTTGTGCAGCTGTGCACGGACAGGTCGGAGAAAAGAAGACAAGATCATACCGATGAGAAGAAGAGTGTTACCAAGCAACCCTTGCCGACTGGCGTCTTCATCttcgttttgtttactttttgtTGCTTTTACTTCTTGTACTGCTCTGTAGAGGACACGTTTGCAGCGTATCTGTCAACGTTTGTCGTCAAGCATTTGCACTGGAGCAAGACAGAAGCAGCTCAACTTACCTCAGCATTTTGGGCGTCATTTGCCATTGGTCGTTTTTTTGGCATATTTGTAGTTCAGGTCTTGTCTTCGGTCAAACTTCTGTTCCTCCTCGGTCTTTCGTTGGCTGTCTCTTTATTCTCATTTTTGTGGTTTTCACAAGAGGGTGTAGGCTTGGGTGTATGGATATGTACCGTTGTGGTAGGGGCATCGATGTCTGCAATTTTTCCCACAGGCTTTTCGTGGATGGAAGAAAAATTTCTCAGAGTAACAGGTCGGGTGGCATCAAGCATACTGATAGCCTCATCATCAGGAACCATGGCAAACCCCATCGTGCTGGGTTATCTGATGCAGGAGTTGACACCCATGTGGTTTTCATACCTTCTCTTTGGGGAGGCTGTTCTATGTTTTtgtatctttctctttctcctagTTTTGTCTCGCTTTTATATCCAAAAGCATTATTCTGTTAACAGAGAATCAAAATCACTGGAAATTGCTATTCCCACTCTAAATAATGAAGAAAATATTTGA
- the LOC138981275 gene encoding tRNA N6-adenosine threonylcarbamoyltransferase, mitochondrial-like isoform X1 — protein sequence MRLQPFLGRISYCRYLYLKRKVLTGPKLTSNYVSRACFCSSRHDVPNKLEHRSGSEGSFRPLVLGIETSCDDTGAAVVDDHGNVVGDALNSQTKTHVELGGIIPPIARDLHQKNIDSVVTQALELAIVNLQDLDAIAVTVKPGLALSLRVGLQHAKMLAQQSGLPLIPIHHMEAHALTTRMIERVDFPFLVLLASGGHCLLAVARDVSDFLLLGTGLDDSPGDAFDKTARQLKLKNLPECEGLSGGAAIELLAKGGNPRAFPFPQVMTQLPDCHFSFSGVKFAAKKLIEAEEARLNTSPSSVVSSAPDICASFQYAVLHHIARRLQRAFLFCELTNLLPKDKTLVVSGGVASNSYLRSGLQQVCEMNSCNLVCPPPHLCTDNGIMIAWNGMEKLLQGTGCTHDLETLDIEPRCPLGRDISQEVIAAAIKLPRLKLR from the exons ATGAGACTCCAACCTTTCCTGGGGCGCATCAGCTATTGCAGATACTTATATTTAAAGCGTAAGGttttgactggtcccaaattGACTTCCAACTACGTTTCTAGAGCATGCTTCTGCTCCAGTCGGCACGATGTTCCGAACAAATTGGAACACCGATCTGGTAGTGAAGGAAGCTTCAGACCTTTGGTCCTTGGAATAGAGACGAGCTGCGATGACACAGGTGCTGCAGTTGTTGATGATCACGGGAATGTCGTCGGTGATGCTCTCAACTCACAGACTAAAACTCATGTCGA GCTTGGAGGAATTATACCTCCCATTGCAAGAGATCTGCATCAGAAAAACATCGACTCTGTGGTTACACAAGCCCTTGAGCTGGCTATTGTTAATCTTCAG GACTTGGATGCTATTGCTGTGACAGTGAAACCAGGACTTGCATTATCTTTGCGTGTGGGTCTTCAGCATGCAAAGATGTTGGCGCAACAATCAGG ACTGCCTTTAATACCCATCCACCATATGGAGGCACACGCTTTGACAACAAGAATGATTGAAAG GGTTGATTTCCCTTTCCTGGTGTTGCTGGCTAGTGGTGGCCACTGTTTGCTGGCAGTAGCGAGAGATGTGTCAGACTTCCTTCTGCTTGGGACAGGGCTGGATGACTCACCAGGGGACGCCTTTGATAAG ACAGCGAGGCAGCTGAAACTGAAGAATTTGCCAGAATGTGAAGGTCTCAGTGGTGGTGCAGCCATTGAACTGTTGGCCAAGGGAGGCAACCCCAGGGCTTTCCCGTTCCCACAAGTGATGACGCAACTACCAGACTGCCACTTTTCTTTCTCCGGCGTCAAGTTTGCTGCCAAGAAGCTGATTGAGGCTGAGGAGGCAAGGCTAA ATACATCACCATCTAGTGTGGTAAGCAGCGCACCGGATATCTGTGCGTCCTTCCAGTATGCAGTTCTTCACCACATAGCCAGGAGATTGCAGAGAGCCTTCCTCTTCTGTGAACTGACAAACCTACTGCCGAAAGACAAGACTTTG GTTGTGTCAGGTGGAGTGGCCAGTAATTCCTACCTGCGCAGCGGTCTTCAACAGGTGTGTGAGATGAACTCCTGTAACCTGGTGTGCCCCCCACCTCACCTGTGTACTGACAATGGCATCATGATTGCTTG GAACGGAATGGAAAAGTTGCTACAAGGGACTGGGTGCACACATGACCTTGAAACTTTGGACATTGAACCGAG ATGCCCCCTGGGAAGGGACATCTCACAGGAAGTCATAGCAGCTGCAATCAAGTTGCCAAGGTTGAAGCTTAGATAA
- the LOC138981275 gene encoding tRNA N6-adenosine threonylcarbamoyltransferase, mitochondrial-like isoform X2, translating into MTPLQLHAYSPTPPLQWLGGIIPPIARDLHQKNIDSVVTQALELAIVNLQDLDAIAVTVKPGLALSLRVGLQHAKMLAQQSGLPLIPIHHMEAHALTTRMIERVDFPFLVLLASGGHCLLAVARDVSDFLLLGTGLDDSPGDAFDKTARQLKLKNLPECEGLSGGAAIELLAKGGNPRAFPFPQVMTQLPDCHFSFSGVKFAAKKLIEAEEARLNTSPSSVVSSAPDICASFQYAVLHHIARRLQRAFLFCELTNLLPKDKTLVVSGGVASNSYLRSGLQQVCEMNSCNLVCPPPHLCTDNGIMIAWNGMEKLLQGTGCTHDLETLDIEPRCPLGRDISQEVIAAAIKLPRLKLR; encoded by the exons ATGACACCCTTGCAGTTGCACGCATACTCTCCCACCCCTCCATTACAATG GCTTGGAGGAATTATACCTCCCATTGCAAGAGATCTGCATCAGAAAAACATCGACTCTGTGGTTACACAAGCCCTTGAGCTGGCTATTGTTAATCTTCAG GACTTGGATGCTATTGCTGTGACAGTGAAACCAGGACTTGCATTATCTTTGCGTGTGGGTCTTCAGCATGCAAAGATGTTGGCGCAACAATCAGG ACTGCCTTTAATACCCATCCACCATATGGAGGCACACGCTTTGACAACAAGAATGATTGAAAG GGTTGATTTCCCTTTCCTGGTGTTGCTGGCTAGTGGTGGCCACTGTTTGCTGGCAGTAGCGAGAGATGTGTCAGACTTCCTTCTGCTTGGGACAGGGCTGGATGACTCACCAGGGGACGCCTTTGATAAG ACAGCGAGGCAGCTGAAACTGAAGAATTTGCCAGAATGTGAAGGTCTCAGTGGTGGTGCAGCCATTGAACTGTTGGCCAAGGGAGGCAACCCCAGGGCTTTCCCGTTCCCACAAGTGATGACGCAACTACCAGACTGCCACTTTTCTTTCTCCGGCGTCAAGTTTGCTGCCAAGAAGCTGATTGAGGCTGAGGAGGCAAGGCTAA ATACATCACCATCTAGTGTGGTAAGCAGCGCACCGGATATCTGTGCGTCCTTCCAGTATGCAGTTCTTCACCACATAGCCAGGAGATTGCAGAGAGCCTTCCTCTTCTGTGAACTGACAAACCTACTGCCGAAAGACAAGACTTTG GTTGTGTCAGGTGGAGTGGCCAGTAATTCCTACCTGCGCAGCGGTCTTCAACAGGTGTGTGAGATGAACTCCTGTAACCTGGTGTGCCCCCCACCTCACCTGTGTACTGACAATGGCATCATGATTGCTTG GAACGGAATGGAAAAGTTGCTACAAGGGACTGGGTGCACACATGACCTTGAAACTTTGGACATTGAACCGAG ATGCCCCCTGGGAAGGGACATCTCACAGGAAGTCATAGCAGCTGCAATCAAGTTGCCAAGGTTGAAGCTTAGATAA
- the LOC138981275 gene encoding tRNA N6-adenosine threonylcarbamoyltransferase, mitochondrial-like isoform X3 has product MLAQQSGLPLIPIHHMEAHALTTRMIERVDFPFLVLLASGGHCLLAVARDVSDFLLLGTGLDDSPGDAFDKTARQLKLKNLPECEGLSGGAAIELLAKGGNPRAFPFPQVMTQLPDCHFSFSGVKFAAKKLIEAEEARLNTSPSSVVSSAPDICASFQYAVLHHIARRLQRAFLFCELTNLLPKDKTLVVSGGVASNSYLRSGLQQVCEMNSCNLVCPPPHLCTDNGIMIAWNGMEKLLQGTGCTHDLETLDIEPRCPLGRDISQEVIAAAIKLPRLKLR; this is encoded by the exons ATGTTGGCGCAACAATCAGG ACTGCCTTTAATACCCATCCACCATATGGAGGCACACGCTTTGACAACAAGAATGATTGAAAG GGTTGATTTCCCTTTCCTGGTGTTGCTGGCTAGTGGTGGCCACTGTTTGCTGGCAGTAGCGAGAGATGTGTCAGACTTCCTTCTGCTTGGGACAGGGCTGGATGACTCACCAGGGGACGCCTTTGATAAG ACAGCGAGGCAGCTGAAACTGAAGAATTTGCCAGAATGTGAAGGTCTCAGTGGTGGTGCAGCCATTGAACTGTTGGCCAAGGGAGGCAACCCCAGGGCTTTCCCGTTCCCACAAGTGATGACGCAACTACCAGACTGCCACTTTTCTTTCTCCGGCGTCAAGTTTGCTGCCAAGAAGCTGATTGAGGCTGAGGAGGCAAGGCTAA ATACATCACCATCTAGTGTGGTAAGCAGCGCACCGGATATCTGTGCGTCCTTCCAGTATGCAGTTCTTCACCACATAGCCAGGAGATTGCAGAGAGCCTTCCTCTTCTGTGAACTGACAAACCTACTGCCGAAAGACAAGACTTTG GTTGTGTCAGGTGGAGTGGCCAGTAATTCCTACCTGCGCAGCGGTCTTCAACAGGTGTGTGAGATGAACTCCTGTAACCTGGTGTGCCCCCCACCTCACCTGTGTACTGACAATGGCATCATGATTGCTTG GAACGGAATGGAAAAGTTGCTACAAGGGACTGGGTGCACACATGACCTTGAAACTTTGGACATTGAACCGAG ATGCCCCCTGGGAAGGGACATCTCACAGGAAGTCATAGCAGCTGCAATCAAGTTGCCAAGGTTGAAGCTTAGATAA